From the genome of Rhinoderma darwinii isolate aRhiDar2 chromosome 1, aRhiDar2.hap1, whole genome shotgun sequence:
ctgtatctaagcttatcatgtgatattctctgctggggccctgtatctaagcttatcttgTCCAAAGAAAATGTGGGCAGCACGGAAACTCCAGGGTATCAGTGTTCAGGcctccgacttgtaaatccccaaatgtAGACAAAAATGGAAAAAGAGGCCGCACTCCAAAGGTCGCATCAAATGAAATAAatgtattcacccatcagtgaaaaaaggTACAACGTGTCAGCTGCTccgtgcagcctttgtcaagcaatacaaggcctgattcacacgagcgctgcgcatctcagacatgaaaaactgctgttttccacgtccgaggagcatccgtgctcagcgctgcggtacGCgtggtcacgcatcccccatagaggagtctatggagggatgcgcgaaaagaacggccatgtcctattttcccacgacccttcacacggtccgttgaaacaacggtagtgtgagcggccacattgaattacataggtcgtaGGACGTCTAACACGCTCTTGTAAACAAGCCCTAAAACAGGGAATTCAGTGCATTTATACACCCCGCAGTGGGAGGAGCCATCATCAAAATTGACGTCtaataaaaagtttaatttttcTAAGAGCAGAAGCGACTGATCATCCATAATCCATAGTGTCCGTGTCATAACATTTGTAAAAATCCATATATGGGAAAATGtacaaagcaatataataaagaaAGACGCTATAAAAAGGACTTCACAATTCTCTAAATCATAATCAGAAATTGATATTGAACAGCTGTAGGATGCCGGGTGTATGGAATCATTTCTGATTAGGATTTAGAGAATTGTGAAGTCATTTTTATAGCGTCTCTttctttattatattgctttgtaCATTTTCCTATATATGGATTTTTACAAATGTTATGACACGGACACTATGGATTATGGATGATCAGTCGCTTCTGCTCTTAgaaaaattaaactttttattaGACGTCAattttgatggtggctcctcccACTGCGGGGTGTATAAATGCACTGGATTGTCTGTTTTAtaagcttgacaaaggctgcacggagcagctgaaacgttgtaccttttttcactgatgggtgaatacatTTATTTCATTTGATGCGACCTTTGGAGTGCGGCCTCTTTTTCCATTTTTGTCTacatttggggatttacaagtcggatccctggaggcctgCACCCCGATACCCtgcagtgctgcctctttttccatTTTAGGCTTATCTTATCAGACTCTGtaggctggggccctgtatctaatcctatcatgtggcattctgtctgctggggccctgtatctaatcctatcatatggtattctgtctgctggggccctgtatctaatcctatcatgtggcattctatctgctggggccctgtatctaatcctatcatgtggtattctatctgctggggccctgtatctaatcctatcatgtggcattctatctgctggggccctgtatctaatcctatcatgtgggattctgtttgctggggccctgtatctaatcctatcatgtggtattctatctgctggggccctgtatctaatcctatcatgtggcattctatctgctggggccctgtatctattcCGATCATGTGGgattctgtctgctggggccctgtatctaatcctatcatgtggcattctatctgctggggccctgtatctattcctatcatgtgggattctgtctgctggggccctgtatctaatcctatcgtgtggtattctgtctgctggggccctgtatctaatcctatcatgtgggattctgtctgctggggccctgtatctaatcctattatgtggcattctatctgctggggccctgtatctaatcctatcatgtggcattctatctgctggggccctgtatctaatccgatcatgtggtattctatctgctggggccctgtatctaatcctatcatgtggcattctatctgctggggccctgtatctaatcctatcatgtggcactgtctgttggggccctgtatctaatcctatcatgtgtgatacggtctgttggggccctgtatctgttCAGACATAGTAGGGCAGCATTCCAGCCGCCACCAATCAGACATTCATGGTATATAACTTGGAAATCGAATGTAAAACTGCTGATATACGGCGTAGATGAAGCTTCACAACACTCCGCGATCGTCACCCAGAAAACGCGCCAAAGTCATCTGTTCTTTATTGAATATTCTGTGCACACAAACATTTCTTATTTCAGTAAAAGCACAATATACCCCCGTTATATCATAGCAGCAAATAGCGCCTCACTCTTATTTAAATTATAGCCGCGGTGCTGGATttatttacagtttttttttttagtacagcaaaaaaataataataataattcaaaagAAAATTATGGAGATATTACGGCAATTTCTCATGTTAAATCCTCTATGGGCTATAGTCTGTACTAGACGCCTCTGTAGAAGGTTTTGTTATATACACCATACGAGGGAAGAGAACTCACGACATTGCTTTATATTAACCATCAGATGACAGGGAGATAGTAAGAAGAGAATaaggaagggggaggggggcaacAATAAAAAGTTTACATCATCTCTTGCTTTGTAAGTACAAAAAAACCTGCAATGTCGGAGGTCACAGGAAGGTCCTTGGGACGCAGAATTACAACAAGACTTCAACCCTGGCGCGCTCCAGATTATGCTCAGGATTATACTTGCTGGTGGTGTCTATGCGGATCGGCTTTACCAAAAATTCAGGATGATCCTCTGTAATAAATGGGAATAGGGGAAAAACTCCCCGAGCTTTCTTCAAATGCACTAAAAACCTAAGAGGAAACCAAACGTCAATGGAAGGAGCCCCCGTGTTCAGAAGAAGATCTGCTTGGCGTCTCCTGGACTCTGCTCCATAGGGCAATACGGGCACTTTAATCTGCAGAAAAGAGACAGCTCATCAACACAGTGACATGTGTAagtgtacgagcgctgcacccccttcaaaacagctgataagtgggggggtcccgggagtcggactccgacccatcagctactgatgacctatccggaagataggccatccatttttagggactgtaaaacccctttaaattttagaATGAATTATGAAAAATGCCAGTAATACGGCCCATGAATGCGGAGGCCACTTTAGTGCGGCGGGGACTGGCGGAACATCTGCGCTGGATCGGCAGTGGCTTGAAGAGGGGAGTGGTGTTTTCtgtttattatgttattttataacatttgttttttctttaacaacccctttaaatccttgTATGATAAAAAGTTCTTCAACTTTCGAATATACTTTTGCTATTTTTAAAAACTCTGCTTGCTGGATGGAAATAGAGGGTTTGGTATAATTGtagccagtctagacaatcctctggtgAGATAAACGCATCAGCAGCGGCACAGATCTCTCTCCGGTCATgataatttgttacaatgtatcagtctggagttcaAGATGTTTAGGTCATAGATGatggtctagactggatacaattgtaacaaactctcaggtCGGAAAATTacacttaggccttatgcacacgaccgcattggTTTTGTAGGCCGCAAAATGACAGGTCTGTTGCGGTCCACTGGAGCTTCCACAAGAATTTTGCCAGTAGTGTGAGCCCACAAATCCGGACAGTAAAATGACATGCCCTGAGTACTTGCGGTCTGGATTCGTGGCCCCTGCACTGATCCGtgaaaatgaatgggtccgcaatttatctgcaaaaatgtgGATGAATTGTGGATGCAAATgcgcggtcgtgtgcaagaggccttaACCAATAAGATCTGAGGCAGAACGTAACGCCGTGCAGCACATTATTGGGGTAGATTATTATAATAACACATGTCTGGGGTCAGATACTTACTTACTaccattaaacattttatttaatgcATCTCTGGATATTATATGTCCACAAACGAGCTTCATGGGAGGATTATTTTCTGTCGTTTGCTGACGAAGGATCGGGCAGGCGAATATTGAATGGTACCAGCACTTTTTACCCAGGTCCACTTCGATCTGAGACGACATGGAGAACAGAACATAAATACGAAGTGTGAGTCAGGCAGAAAAGACAACCCATATTATACAGCATGGGTAAGAAAAACGACCTACACTCAGCGGATTGTTATGGATTTCAGTAAAGGAAACTCAAAAATGCGGAGGGGGGGGGTGTGCAAGGAAAAACAGGCAGAAACCAATTTTTCCCATTTTGTGTGGAGATTCCCTTTAAGACCCCTCGCCTCTCcggacacgtctgttttagtaaagacTTGCATTCGCCATAAAACAataatgctggagcatcttttttaaGAACTTTCCATTGTAAtgttcctcagttattcctcctggaaaaaggGGATGTACATCAGACCCCCTATTAGGGAATATGAACAACACATGGGGACCCTTTGTGCGGAGAATATAAACTTCCCTCCCTAATAAAGGATTATTGTTGGCGGTTCTCATCATGAGACCACCCCCTTAATAGAGCGTTACTGCACATGTATGGCCGCTGCTCCACCGAGAATAAAGATCCAGTGCAcgtgttctagagattggtggggtagGAGTTTCAGGACCCCCCCCCCAATTTACACTTTTCATGGCATACCTGGTAGATCGTTTAGTGGCAAAACATTCTTAGAGTGAAGTGAGAGTAGCCGGACAAGGAGACATTCACCAACTATTGAGAGGATCTTCCTAGACCCGGCCGCCCGTACGTGACACATAGTGAGGAGATCTACTCACCGGTAACTCGTCCTTCTGATTCCACACTCCAGTGCACTGTCGCTGTTCAATCACCGCCTTTATGTTAATCAATGCTGGAAGGGCCACACACCCTGCAGAAAAGCTACAAAACAACACATGGTATACATATGTATACAGCACTTATATAACGAACTAAACTCAGGACCCCAGTGCCGCACCGCGGACCCCTGAACCACCAGACTTTAGTCTCATCCGCACACTAGCCACAGATAGGATAATAGTAgcaatatctttatttttttcataaaatgtaactaaacttttataaaaaactcttgacatgttatagtgacatgttagaagttttgataagtgggggtccgagcaccgagacacccaccgatcgctaaaacaaaacagcagaagtgctcgggtgagtgatgagccgctttgtttctgatcggctttcggactcagactttctattaagcACGTCCCccactccgaggaaagccgatcagaaactaagcggcacacggCTCCCCCGAGCTCTTATGCCGCTTCGTTTTAACAGTTGGTGGTgaactcagtgctcggaccccaccgatcaaaattctgaaatgtcaaaagtttttaaacgtttagttacactttaaagaaacGGTCAGTCATGTATATATATAGGTGCACTATATGGTGTCCAAGTAATGTTATATAAAGACTGAGCAGCATCCAATAGCCATGATCGCTGCCCCCAGATCCACTTCTCATATCTCCTCTAGTAGTAAGGGGAGGAGGGCACAAGATGGCAGTAACAGGAACACATGTATCAGCAATGTTATATGGTGGGTGGAAAATATGAGGTCACAGACTAGTCATCATTATCTTgctatggctctgttcacatctgagttgttCATTTCTATTGCTCTGCcccgtcataggagcagagcaaCGAAAATGACATCAGTAACCGACAccgacggaccccattgactatgacggagcctccaacacataAGGTTAGTGCACAGGCAATAGGGCACGCTGAGGTGCAGGTCAGAGAGTTTCGTTTTCATACACACTATGCAAATGACGTTTCCTAAAATTCCATTCACTTCCGTGTATCATCCGGCAGCTGTTCTGACTGAGTcccaatgacgtttcatccatagtAACATAAGATCCCGCAGCAGCCATTGGATGACGTTACGTCACTGAATCCTAGTTCCTCGAATAAACCTTTAAAGCAGAttattgtattaaaggggttttcccatgagggacatttatgacatatccgcaggatatgtcataagtgtcagatagatgcgggttccacctcggagacccgcacccatctctagaatggggccccctaaaccccgttctagctttttgtgctcacgctgccccccagccacttcctggttacatggtcgggagttacggaagcagcgtggaatgcgagctacgccgtttccataactaccattcagttctatataaggtacagaaacagcatagctcagcgacttacgctgtttctggaactcccgactatatagtcaggaagtggccgcatGAGCAGagcggtttagggggccccgttctagagataggtacgggtcccagaggtggggcccgcatctatgtgacataccctgtggatatgccatacatgtccctgatgggaaaacccctctaattTCTCATCTGCAGTAGTCATTCAATCGGATTTCCATTCCTTACACACACTAGCGCCAATTTCTTAGCACGCCATAAAGGAGATTTTCCAGGAATAACCATTGATGGCCCTTCCATGTTGTTCCAGACCCAGTGCTGCATTTGTACGCGCAGCTGTGCCGCGCACCGCAGCTCCGCTCCATTGATACATATTCCTGGAAAAATCCTTTAAAATCAGTATGTTTTaggagggtaaaaaaaaataattccataaaCACAGAATAAAGCATCGTCCTACAGACCCAGGGTCCTCACCTAACACTGAGAGGAGACTCAACAGACAGACCCAGCAGGGCGCAGGCATCCCGGGTGAAGATGTCGCAGATGTCTGCCCATTGGTTTGCATCCAGCAGATGAACATAGGGAGAGTTCTCTATACCCTGCCGCAGGTACACAAGGCTTCCCATGAGAACTTGGATATCTGGGATATGAAAGAAGAGAAAGCTGAATACAGCGCTCCACCTGCTCACTTACCGCTCGCCacgtacaggacactcacctttcTGATGATTTAAAGCAAAAGGCTGGAAGTTTTTGGCATATTGCAGTGCCTCCCTCTGGTTGGCTGCTCCCCCCATCAGTAGACTAATGAAGTATAATCTGTGAAGCTTGAACTCCAACGAGCTGTTCTGGGCCATCAGCATTTCCCTGTTTGACACTGCCCatctgaggaaaaaaaaaagaatgaatttTCACGGCAGTAAACGGTATTAAAGAGATACACACCTAAATTACATTTGACAAACATCGGACTAAATGGGTTGTCcggcttaatcattgtataatgaacttCTGAATCTATGTTAAGTCGTATGAGAAGGTTTGGATTTAAACAAAAATGTTTCCACTTACTGACCGCAAGTAGAGATttagaaaatggtgaggaatcgcaacacaaagtttattagaaagttgcaaaacttttctTTAGAGAACAATTTAAGCGACAATCAATGCGAGTCACTTTAACTGTCAGGGATGAAGAGTTATATTCCGCCCTCACAACACTCGCCTCCGCCCCCTAGTGTTAATTAGTGCATTAGTGTTTAATTTCTATCAATTTTTATTTatgcagggagaaaaaaaaaaaaacatacaaaaaaaaataaaaaatttttttttggttGTATTTTATTGTACTTTTTGGTTTGTGTTTTAATCCCAAATGGTAATTTATTGTTtaactttaaagggattgtccaggttggaggctgttttttatacggattacctgtccacaggataggtcatcagtatatgatcgtggagGTCCCATCCGGACCAATCAACTGTTCCAGCTTCCTCCGGGCagaagctatgcagtggtcggatcagaagcagaaggctctgaccactgtctagcggccgtgctgggttaaGATAgccccccaacctggacaacccctttaacgtccgggcatatatctatatagcagtacattagccggtgtactgatagcacacaggcagatgTTAGGCCATACGTAAATATGCCCTAaaacagggaatatggtcagacagccctggggtccttcaatagaccgtgagctgtctgcccatatatggtatgtgccCAGATCGCGTGTCACAGGGAATCTCTGTCCCCCTCAGTCTTTCCTTTTTATGCCACCATCAGCATTAATTGTGGCATATAAAAGGTTAAACtacggagatcagaggtttcagcCTGGCCGCGGTCAGGAAACGACATTACCCATCCGATATTGATCAGATTTAAACATATTAAAGGGGAGAAAACACATTTCTGATTTTAATATTTCATTTTAGATGACTGATGTATCGATATTGTACATTTACACGGTCGTCCTTACaactaaaaaaaataggacataagtCTCACAAGTTTTATTCAGATTTCTCGGACTATACCGTCATGTAATACTCACTCTAAAGCTGGTCGGAGAACTCGGACCTTTAATGCCTCTAATATCCTGTTGAGCTCCACAAACGGTTCCTTTTGACTCGGGTCTATGGAGAGTCCGGCTTCCTACAGAACACAAAGCAAACAAAACTGAGCCTAGATACATTGTAACAGAAAGAGGCTGCGAGTACAATCCAGCAGTAACAACAGAGGAGCGCACAGGGCTTCACGTGTCATTCCAGGCAAAGGTCACCCGAGGACTTAGCCCGGGACACTAGCC
Proteins encoded in this window:
- the RMND5A gene encoding E3 ubiquitin-protein transferase RMND5A isoform X2 produces the protein MDQCVTVERELEKVLQKFGGYGQHCERSLEELIEYAGGLRREILQAAEQDGELSGTLSLVLTQCCKRIKDTVQKLASDHKDIHSSVSRVGKAIDKNFDADISSVGIDGCWQADSQRMLNEVMVEHFFRQGMLDVAEELCQEAGLSIDPSQKEPFVELNRILEALKVRVLRPALEWAVSNREMLMAQNSSLEFKLHRLYFISLLMGGAANQREALQYAKNFQPFALNHQKDIQVLMGSLVYLRQGIENSPYVHLLDANQWADICDIFTRDACALLGLSVESPLSVSFSAGCVALPALINIKAVIEQRQCTGVWNQKDELPIEVDLGKKCWYHSIFACPILRQQTTENNPPMKLVCGHIISRDALNKMFNGSKLKCPYCPMEQSPGDAKQIFF
- the RMND5A gene encoding E3 ubiquitin-protein transferase RMND5A isoform X1 → MDQCVTVERELEKVLQKFGGYGQHCERSLEELIEYAGGLRREILQAAVEQDGELSGTLSLVLTQCCKRIKDTVQKLASDHKDIHSSVSRVGKAIDKNFDADISSVGIDGCWQADSQRMLNEVMVEHFFRQGMLDVAEELCQEAGLSIDPSQKEPFVELNRILEALKVRVLRPALEWAVSNREMLMAQNSSLEFKLHRLYFISLLMGGAANQREALQYAKNFQPFALNHQKDIQVLMGSLVYLRQGIENSPYVHLLDANQWADICDIFTRDACALLGLSVESPLSVSFSAGCVALPALINIKAVIEQRQCTGVWNQKDELPIEVDLGKKCWYHSIFACPILRQQTTENNPPMKLVCGHIISRDALNKMFNGSKLKCPYCPMEQSPGDAKQIFF